A window from Rhizosphaericola mali encodes these proteins:
- a CDS encoding carboxypeptidase-like regulatory domain-containing protein, with protein sequence MRFILIFLLNFIICNIYAQTHILNGRILDTKTNKALEGVAVYISNTSIYTITKGDGSFQLQNIPVGNMQIIFSMVGYEKLVLTTDKIKNNDQYHLTPKVNDLDAIVIQSYDKNGWEKYGKFFLDQFIGTLSYSNECILENYKDLKFKYYKKTKELSVTCEVPLIIKNYYLGYNIRYDLIEFRFNYSSKYLFFGGYPSFQNMDVKDSKYKRFLKRRQEAYIGSQMHFIRSLYSRSAIQEGFEMHHIWEEPNYEKQRIKIILDSISFVNENIDSFRLIKLKFDSLYNNDSVRYFHRIIRQDDYLTLMRRIPLQINQVIQDHDSTSKILIYKDQLLVLYKNKKEDINYANYNANYRTDSCIISLLDYLPDTQTQIHQDGSFYPFSNIVQQKYWAWSEKISNLLPFDYVPQNVKP encoded by the coding sequence ATGAGATTTATATTAATATTTTTACTGAATTTCATTATTTGTAATATATATGCTCAGACACATATTCTTAATGGAAGAATTTTGGATACTAAGACGAATAAAGCCTTAGAAGGAGTAGCAGTATATATAAGCAATACTAGTATATATACAATAACTAAGGGTGATGGTAGTTTTCAATTACAAAATATACCAGTTGGAAATATGCAGATTATATTTTCCATGGTTGGTTATGAGAAGCTTGTATTAACTACTGATAAAATAAAAAATAATGATCAATATCATTTAACACCAAAAGTTAATGACTTAGATGCCATAGTCATACAATCTTATGATAAAAATGGATGGGAGAAATATGGGAAATTTTTTTTGGATCAATTTATAGGCACTTTAAGCTATTCTAATGAATGTATATTAGAAAATTATAAAGATCTCAAATTCAAATATTATAAAAAGACCAAAGAATTATCTGTCACATGTGAAGTTCCATTAATTATTAAAAATTACTATTTAGGTTACAATATTAGATATGATCTGATTGAATTTAGATTTAATTATTCAAGTAAATATTTATTTTTTGGTGGATATCCATCTTTTCAAAATATGGATGTCAAGGATTCGAAATATAAACGATTTCTAAAAAGAAGACAAGAGGCTTATATTGGCTCTCAGATGCATTTCATAAGATCTTTATATAGTCGATCTGCAATACAAGAGGGTTTTGAAATGCACCATATATGGGAAGAGCCAAATTATGAGAAACAACGTATCAAAATTATTTTAGACTCCATTTCATTTGTAAATGAAAATATTGATAGTTTTAGATTGATTAAACTAAAATTTGATTCCCTTTATAATAATGACTCTGTACGTTATTTTCATAGAATAATAAGGCAAGATGACTATTTAACATTAATGAGAAGGATACCATTGCAAATCAACCAAGTAATCCAAGATCATGATAGTACTTCTAAAATATTGATATATAAAGATCAACTATTAGTATTATATAAGAATAAAAAAGAGGATATCAATTATGCAAATTATAATGCAAATTATAGAACGGATAGTTGTATTATTTCCTTATTGGATTATCTACCAGATACTCAGACTCAAATTCATCAAGATGGTTCATTCTATCCATTTTCCAATATAGTACAACAAAAATACTGGGCATGGTCAGAAAAAATATCGAATCTATTACCGTTCGATTATGTACCACAAAATGTAAAACCATGA